The following coding sequences lie in one Paracidovorax avenae genomic window:
- a CDS encoding long-chain-fatty-acid--CoA ligase produces the protein MQGLMQSGALLISTLLEHAVRHHGGVEIVSHLNAHDSLRTTWGEVGRRARRLAGALRGRGLPPGARVGTLAWNTHRHLELYYAVSGMGAILHTINPRLFPEQISYIVNHAADEYLCFDLDFAPLVARIAPQLASVRACVALCRRDQLPAMDLPVPLLCYEDLVDAGDEGFTWPALDEHTASSLCYTSGTTGHPKGVLYSHRSTVLHSWTACATDGLGLGARDSVLLAVPMFHVNAWGIPYAAAMSGAKLVLPGPNLAGERIFALLRDEQCTLSLGVPTVWLGFFQHVEGLPDAERAQLRLQRVVVGGSAAPRAIIEKFDRLFGAFVIQAWGMTETSPLATIGNLLPRHDGLPAQERHAVQARQGRAIYGVEIAVFDADGRQRAPDDHTPGDLKVRGPWVVSAYYGQTSGSALDADGWFATGDVALIDAEGYVQITDRSKDVIKSGGEWISSIDLENLAVGHPKVQEAAVIGAYHSKWQERPLLIVVPKAGETVSGAEILDFMKDRVARWWMPDDVVFIDELPHTATGKLQKTRLRELFRDHRLPTDAG, from the coding sequence ATGCAGGGTTTGATGCAATCCGGGGCGCTGCTGATCTCCACGTTGCTGGAGCATGCGGTACGCCACCATGGCGGGGTGGAAATCGTCTCCCACCTGAACGCGCACGACAGCCTGCGCACGACCTGGGGCGAAGTGGGCCGCCGCGCCCGGCGCCTGGCCGGCGCCCTGCGTGGCCGGGGCTTGCCCCCGGGGGCCCGTGTCGGCACGCTGGCCTGGAACACCCACCGCCACCTGGAGCTGTACTACGCCGTGTCCGGGATGGGCGCCATCCTGCACACGATCAACCCCCGCCTGTTCCCCGAGCAGATCAGCTACATCGTCAACCACGCGGCCGACGAGTACCTGTGCTTCGACCTGGATTTCGCGCCGCTGGTGGCGCGGATCGCCCCCCAGCTGGCCTCGGTGCGGGCCTGCGTGGCGCTGTGCCGGCGCGACCAGTTGCCGGCCATGGACCTGCCCGTGCCGCTGCTGTGCTACGAAGACCTGGTGGATGCGGGCGACGAAGGTTTCACCTGGCCGGCCCTGGACGAGCACACGGCCTCCTCCCTTTGCTACACCTCCGGCACGACGGGCCATCCCAAGGGCGTGCTCTACAGCCACCGCTCCACGGTGCTGCACTCCTGGACCGCCTGCGCCACGGACGGGCTGGGGCTGGGCGCGCGCGACAGCGTGCTGCTGGCCGTGCCGATGTTCCACGTGAACGCCTGGGGCATTCCCTATGCCGCTGCCATGAGCGGCGCCAAGCTCGTCCTGCCGGGGCCCAACCTGGCGGGTGAGCGCATCTTCGCGCTGCTGCGCGACGAGCAGTGCACCCTGTCGCTCGGCGTGCCCACCGTCTGGCTGGGCTTCTTCCAGCACGTCGAGGGCCTCCCCGACGCTGAGCGGGCGCAGCTGCGGCTGCAGCGCGTGGTGGTGGGCGGGTCGGCCGCGCCCCGCGCCATCATCGAGAAGTTCGACCGGCTCTTCGGTGCCTTCGTGATCCAGGCCTGGGGCATGACGGAGACCAGCCCGCTGGCCACCATCGGCAACCTGCTGCCCCGCCACGACGGCCTGCCCGCGCAGGAGCGCCACGCCGTGCAGGCGCGCCAGGGCCGCGCCATCTACGGCGTGGAAATCGCGGTGTTCGACGCCGACGGGCGGCAGCGCGCGCCGGACGACCACACCCCCGGCGACCTCAAGGTGCGCGGGCCCTGGGTGGTATCGGCCTACTACGGCCAGACGTCGGGCTCCGCGCTGGATGCGGACGGCTGGTTCGCCACGGGCGACGTGGCCCTCATCGACGCCGAGGGCTACGTGCAGATCACCGACCGGTCCAAGGACGTGATCAAGTCCGGCGGCGAATGGATCTCCTCCATCGACCTGGAGAACCTGGCCGTGGGACATCCCAAGGTGCAGGAAGCCGCAGTGATCGGCGCCTACCACAGCAAGTGGCAGGAACGCCCCCTGCTGATCGTCGTGCCCAAGGCCGGCGAGACGGTGAGCGGCGCGGAAATCCTCGACTTCATGAAGGACCGCGTGGCCCGCTGGTGGATGCCCGACGACGTGGTGTTCATCGACGAGCTGCCCCACACGGCCACCGGCAAGCTGCAGAAGACCCGGCTGCGCGAACTGTTCCGCGACCACCGCCTGCCCACCGACGCCGGCTGA
- the queC gene encoding 7-cyano-7-deazaguanine synthase QueC — translation MRAGHALVLFSGGQDSTTCLAWALERFERVETIGFDYGQRHHVELEARTAVLAALRGRFPAWSARLGDDHMVDLAVLGQISDTALTRDTAIQMTEAGLPNTFVPGRNLLFFQLAAAVGYRRGLHTLVGGMCETDFSGYPDCRDDTLKALQVALSLGMGQRFTIETPLMWIDKAETWEMARQIGGDELVDIIVRQSHTCYHGVRDTLHAWGYGCGTCPACLLRQAGHAQWTGQAAQG, via the coding sequence ATGCGAGCCGGCCACGCCCTCGTCCTTTTCTCCGGAGGCCAGGACTCCACCACCTGCCTGGCCTGGGCGCTCGAGCGCTTCGAGCGGGTGGAGACCATCGGCTTCGATTACGGCCAGCGCCACCATGTGGAGCTGGAGGCCCGCACCGCCGTGCTCGCGGCACTGCGCGGCCGCTTCCCCGCCTGGAGCGCGCGCCTCGGCGACGACCACATGGTCGACCTGGCCGTGCTCGGCCAGATCAGCGACACGGCGCTCACCCGCGACACCGCCATCCAGATGACGGAAGCCGGCCTGCCCAACACCTTCGTGCCCGGCCGCAACCTGCTGTTCTTCCAGCTGGCCGCCGCCGTGGGCTACCGGCGCGGCCTGCACACGCTGGTGGGCGGCATGTGCGAGACCGACTTCTCCGGCTATCCGGACTGCCGCGACGACACGCTCAAAGCGCTGCAGGTGGCCCTCTCCCTGGGCATGGGCCAGCGCTTCACCATCGAGACGCCACTCATGTGGATCGACAAGGCCGAGACCTGGGAAATGGCCCGGCAGATCGGCGGCGACGAGCTGGTGGACATCATCGTTCGCCAGTCCCATACCTGCTACCACGGCGTGCGCGACACGCTCCACGCCTGGGGCTACGGCTGCGGCACCTGCCCGGCGTGCCTGCTGCGGCAGGCCGGGCATGCGCAGTGGACTGGACAGGCCGCACAAGGCTGA
- a CDS encoding glucan biosynthesis protein has protein sequence MQKPQRRHFLRTLGHGAALATAGGLGLNWTQAFAALKPLGQPQPFDFAALKGQARALAAKAYEPPKDTIPPSVSKLDWDQYQSIQFRPDHALWADEKLRFQAKFFHLGLFFKKPVRMFELADGKAQELAYDPEMFDYGKSGLKPGDLPPDLGFAGFRLNFHTDPVRDVAAFLGASYFRAVGGEWQYGLSARGLAIDTGMQRPEEFPDFTAFYLERPAPGSNTVVVLALLDSPSISGAYRFAITPGDTQVMEIDAALYPRKAIERLGIAPCTSMFQHGENDRRMANDWRPEIHDSDGLQMWRGNGEWVWRPLTNPPALQFNAFADQGPRGFGLVQRDRNFDHYQDDGVFYERRPSLWVEPKSDWGAGSIQLVEIPTIDETFDNIVAFWNPDRKPQPGEELLIGYRLFWGAHPPAQSPLARCVATWTGLGGVVGQPRKYFSWRFAVDFAGENLVALGRGAKVEPVITASRGKIEITSARPQDAIQGWRAMFDIKPEDDSTAPITIRMFLRGENGAPLTETWLYQWVPPAPADRRLS, from the coding sequence ATGCAGAAACCCCAACGACGCCATTTCCTCCGCACTCTCGGCCACGGCGCCGCGCTGGCCACCGCTGGCGGCCTGGGCCTGAACTGGACCCAGGCCTTCGCCGCCCTCAAGCCCCTGGGCCAGCCCCAGCCCTTCGATTTCGCGGCGCTCAAGGGCCAGGCCCGCGCCCTGGCTGCCAAGGCCTACGAGCCGCCGAAGGACACCATCCCCCCCTCGGTGTCCAAGCTCGACTGGGACCAGTACCAGTCCATCCAGTTCCGGCCAGACCACGCCCTCTGGGCCGACGAGAAGCTGCGCTTCCAGGCCAAGTTCTTCCACCTGGGCCTGTTCTTCAAGAAGCCGGTGCGCATGTTCGAACTGGCCGACGGCAAGGCCCAGGAACTGGCCTACGACCCCGAGATGTTCGACTACGGCAAGAGCGGCCTCAAGCCCGGCGACCTGCCGCCGGACCTGGGCTTCGCGGGCTTCCGCCTCAATTTCCACACCGACCCGGTGCGCGACGTGGCCGCCTTCCTGGGCGCCAGCTACTTCCGGGCCGTGGGCGGCGAATGGCAGTACGGCCTCTCCGCCCGGGGCCTGGCCATCGATACCGGCATGCAGCGGCCGGAGGAATTCCCGGACTTCACCGCCTTCTACCTGGAGCGCCCCGCGCCGGGCTCCAACACCGTCGTCGTGCTGGCCCTGCTGGACTCGCCCAGCATCTCCGGCGCCTACCGCTTCGCGATCACGCCGGGCGACACGCAGGTGATGGAGATCGATGCCGCCCTGTATCCGCGCAAGGCCATCGAGCGGCTGGGCATCGCGCCCTGCACCAGCATGTTCCAGCACGGCGAGAACGACCGCCGCATGGCCAACGACTGGCGCCCCGAGATCCATGACTCCGACGGCCTGCAGATGTGGCGTGGCAACGGCGAATGGGTCTGGCGTCCGCTCACCAATCCGCCGGCGCTGCAGTTCAACGCCTTCGCCGACCAGGGCCCGCGCGGCTTCGGCCTCGTGCAGCGCGACCGCAATTTCGACCACTACCAGGACGACGGCGTCTTCTACGAGCGCCGGCCCTCGCTCTGGGTGGAGCCGAAGTCCGACTGGGGCGCGGGCTCCATCCAGCTGGTGGAGATTCCCACCATCGACGAGACCTTCGACAACATCGTCGCCTTCTGGAACCCCGACCGCAAGCCGCAGCCCGGCGAGGAACTGCTGATCGGCTACCGCCTGTTCTGGGGCGCCCACCCGCCGGCCCAGTCCCCGCTGGCGCGCTGCGTGGCCACCTGGACAGGCCTGGGCGGCGTGGTCGGCCAGCCGCGCAAGTACTTCTCCTGGCGCTTCGCGGTCGATTTCGCCGGGGAGAACCTCGTGGCGCTGGGCCGCGGCGCCAAGGTCGAGCCCGTGATCACCGCCAGCCGCGGCAAGATCGAGATCACCTCCGCACGGCCGCAGGACGCCATCCAGGGCTGGCGCGCCATGTTCGACATCAAGCCCGAGGACGACAGCACCGCGCCCATCACCATCCGCATGTTCCTGCGCGGCGAGAACGGCGCGCCGCTCACCGAGACGTGGCTCTACCAGTGGGTGCCGCCCGCCCCGGCGGACCGCCGGCTCTCCTGA
- a CDS encoding threonine ammonia-lyase: MLTLPDIQAAAARLQGQVLDTPCVESRTLSQIVGAQVFLKFENLQFTASFKERGACNKLSQLSAEEQRRGVIAMSAGNHAQGVAYHAQRLGLAAVIVMPRFTPGVKVERTRGFGAEVVLHGDTLEEARAHAYALAEERGLTFVHPYDDEAVAAGQGTVGLEMLQAVPDLDCLAIAVGGGGLIAGIATAAKALKPDIEIIGVQTSRFPAMVNAVKGTHHPQGTSTIAEGIAVGTPGQITREVIARLVDDLLLVDEGDIEQAVLMLLEIEKTLVEGAGAAGLAALLRHPERFRGKRVGLVLCGGNIDPLLLAAIIERGMVRSGRLARVKVSARDIPGVLARITATVAEAGANIEEVHHQRAFTMLAAQNVEIELVLQTRGREHVQQVLARLREASMEAELL; this comes from the coding sequence ATGCTCACCCTCCCCGACATCCAGGCCGCCGCCGCCCGCCTCCAGGGCCAGGTGCTCGACACCCCTTGCGTCGAATCGCGCACGCTCTCGCAGATCGTGGGCGCGCAGGTGTTCCTCAAGTTCGAGAACCTGCAGTTCACCGCCTCCTTCAAGGAACGCGGCGCCTGCAACAAGCTGAGCCAGCTTTCGGCGGAGGAGCAGCGGCGCGGCGTGATCGCCATGAGCGCCGGCAACCATGCCCAGGGCGTGGCCTACCACGCGCAGCGCCTGGGCCTGGCTGCCGTGATCGTGATGCCGCGCTTCACGCCCGGCGTGAAGGTGGAGCGCACGCGCGGCTTCGGCGCCGAGGTCGTGCTCCACGGCGACACCCTGGAAGAAGCACGCGCCCATGCCTATGCCCTGGCCGAGGAGCGGGGGCTCACTTTCGTGCATCCCTACGACGACGAGGCCGTCGCCGCGGGCCAGGGCACGGTCGGCCTGGAGATGCTGCAGGCGGTGCCGGACCTGGACTGCCTGGCCATCGCCGTGGGCGGGGGCGGCCTGATCGCCGGCATCGCCACCGCCGCCAAGGCTCTGAAGCCGGACATCGAGATCATCGGCGTGCAGACCTCGCGCTTTCCGGCCATGGTCAATGCGGTCAAGGGCACGCACCACCCGCAGGGCACCTCCACCATCGCCGAAGGGATCGCCGTGGGCACGCCCGGCCAGATCACCCGCGAGGTGATCGCCCGGCTGGTGGACGACCTGCTGCTCGTGGACGAGGGCGATATCGAGCAGGCCGTGCTGATGCTGCTGGAAATCGAGAAGACCCTCGTGGAGGGCGCCGGAGCCGCGGGCCTCGCGGCGCTGCTGCGCCACCCGGAGCGCTTCCGGGGCAAGCGCGTGGGCCTGGTGCTGTGCGGCGGCAACATCGATCCCCTGCTGCTGGCGGCCATCATCGAGCGCGGCATGGTGCGCTCCGGGCGCCTGGCGCGCGTCAAGGTGAGCGCGCGCGACATCCCGGGCGTGCTCGCGCGCATCACCGCCACGGTGGCCGAGGCCGGCGCCAACATCGAGGAAGTCCACCACCAGCGCGCCTTCACCATGCTGGCCGCCCAGAACGTGGAGATCGAACTCGTGCTGCAGACGCGCGGCCGCGAGCATGTGCAGCAGGTGCTCGCCCGCCTCCGCGAAGCGTCCATGGAAGCCGAACTCCTGTGA
- a CDS encoding TonB-dependent siderophore receptor, giving the protein MYRAHLSASHTRPLPRRSTATAAHVLCASLAAACGAALLASPSHAQAQPAAAESAPRSYAIPAGPLGPALNRLGRESGALITFAPDLVAGLRTDGVQGAPTVAHALAQLLAGTGLEPVAGAGGAYTLRRLPEASHAPGAATSALPEVRVTAAAPVQPDLLPGAYAGGQIARGGRLGLLGQADAMDAPFHITSYTAQAIEDRQATTLADALAVDPSVRSTAPSGDVADAFFIRGFAIGDNNIGEIAFDGLYGVAPNYRLLTDYAERVEVLKGPTAMVYGMSPNSGVGGGINVVPKRATQDLTRLRADYGTRTQGGGHIDVARRWGDARQFGVRFNGSYRDGRTPMDHQRRESSLGALALDYTTERTQATLDLIRQREDVDAPTRRPSLAAGLAVPAAPDGRRNITQRWEWYESTEESALLKARHELTDRWSVFASAGAARSQVDRLFNTPTITSAAGDTRVTPTRARFDVERAVMEAGLRGRFTTGAASHQATLQWSRYEDRYRMGSVSGTAYTSNLYAPIERPAQAVEAPATRPKRSATALSGIALSDTLGLWDERLLLTLGMRHQQVDSDSFDASGVRTATYGQSATTPLAGVVFKPWQGVSLYANYIEGLSKGDTAPSNAVNAGEVFAPYKTRQREVGIKIDHGRLMTTASLFQIRKPSGFLQNNVFAVDGEQRNRGLELSAYGEPAAGWRLYGGATWIDAELTRTSSAATQGNMAVGVPRTQFTLNAEHDLALVPGLTATAGLTRTGSQYADQANLQRLPSWTTVDLGLRYRLQVAGRSTVLRATVRNATGRDYWAGASTWGTLLVGAPRSLQLSASVDF; this is encoded by the coding sequence ATGTACCGCGCCCATCTCTCAGCCTCTCACACCCGGCCCCTTCCCCGCCGCAGCACTGCCACCGCGGCGCACGTGCTGTGCGCCAGCCTGGCGGCAGCCTGTGGCGCGGCCCTGCTGGCATCGCCTTCCCATGCGCAGGCCCAGCCGGCAGCCGCCGAGTCTGCACCGCGCAGCTATGCCATCCCCGCCGGCCCGCTGGGTCCGGCGCTCAACCGGCTGGGCCGGGAGTCGGGTGCGCTGATCACCTTCGCACCCGATCTGGTGGCCGGCCTGCGGACGGACGGCGTGCAGGGCGCGCCGACGGTCGCGCATGCCCTGGCCCAACTCCTGGCCGGCACCGGGCTGGAGCCCGTGGCCGGTGCGGGCGGCGCCTACACGCTGCGCCGCCTGCCGGAAGCCTCGCACGCACCGGGCGCCGCCACCTCGGCCCTGCCGGAGGTGCGCGTGACGGCCGCCGCACCGGTGCAGCCCGACCTGCTGCCCGGCGCGTACGCCGGCGGCCAGATCGCCCGCGGCGGGCGGCTGGGCCTCCTGGGCCAGGCGGACGCCATGGATGCGCCTTTCCACATCACCAGCTACACCGCCCAGGCCATCGAGGACCGCCAGGCGACCACGCTGGCCGACGCGCTGGCGGTGGACCCGTCGGTGCGCAGCACGGCGCCCAGCGGCGACGTCGCCGATGCCTTCTTCATCCGCGGCTTCGCCATCGGGGACAACAACATCGGCGAAATCGCCTTCGACGGCCTGTACGGCGTGGCACCCAACTACCGCTTGCTGACCGACTACGCCGAGCGCGTGGAGGTGCTCAAGGGCCCCACGGCCATGGTGTACGGCATGTCGCCCAACAGCGGCGTGGGCGGCGGCATCAACGTGGTGCCCAAGCGCGCCACGCAGGACCTGACCCGCTTGCGCGCCGACTACGGCACCCGCACGCAGGGCGGCGGCCACATCGACGTGGCGCGGCGCTGGGGCGATGCGCGCCAGTTCGGCGTGCGCTTCAACGGCAGCTACCGCGACGGCCGCACGCCCATGGACCATCAACGCCGGGAGTCTTCGCTGGGGGCCCTGGCGCTGGACTACACCACGGAGCGCACCCAGGCCACGCTGGACCTGATCCGCCAGCGCGAGGACGTGGATGCCCCCACGCGCCGGCCGTCCCTGGCCGCGGGCCTGGCCGTGCCCGCCGCGCCGGACGGGCGCCGCAACATCACGCAGCGCTGGGAGTGGTACGAAAGCACCGAGGAATCCGCCCTGCTCAAGGCGCGGCACGAACTCACGGACCGCTGGTCTGTCTTCGCCAGCGCGGGCGCAGCCCGGTCACAGGTGGACCGGCTCTTCAACACTCCCACCATCACCTCGGCCGCCGGCGATACGCGCGTGACGCCCACGCGGGCCCGGTTCGACGTGGAGCGCGCGGTGATGGAGGCCGGCCTGCGCGGCCGCTTCACCACCGGCGCGGCCAGTCACCAGGCCACGCTGCAGTGGAGCCGGTACGAAGACCGCTACCGCATGGGCTCGGTGTCGGGCACGGCCTATACCTCCAATCTCTATGCGCCGATCGAGCGGCCCGCCCAGGCCGTGGAGGCTCCGGCCACCCGTCCGAAGCGGTCCGCCACGGCGCTGAGCGGCATCGCACTGTCGGACACCCTCGGCCTGTGGGACGAACGGCTGCTGCTCACCCTGGGCATGCGCCACCAGCAGGTGGACTCGGACAGCTTCGATGCCAGCGGCGTGCGCACAGCAACCTACGGCCAGAGCGCCACCACGCCCCTGGCCGGCGTGGTGTTCAAGCCCTGGCAGGGTGTCTCGCTGTATGCCAATTACATCGAGGGCCTCAGCAAGGGCGACACCGCGCCCAGCAACGCCGTGAACGCGGGCGAGGTCTTCGCCCCTTACAAAACCCGCCAGCGGGAGGTGGGCATCAAGATCGATCACGGCAGGCTCATGACCACCGCCAGCCTCTTCCAGATCCGCAAGCCCAGCGGCTTCCTGCAGAACAACGTCTTCGCGGTGGACGGCGAACAGCGCAACCGCGGCCTGGAGCTGTCGGCGTATGGCGAGCCCGCCGCCGGCTGGCGTCTGTACGGCGGCGCGACCTGGATCGACGCGGAACTCACCCGCACCAGCAGCGCCGCCACGCAAGGCAACATGGCCGTGGGCGTGCCGCGCACGCAGTTCACGCTGAACGCCGAGCACGACCTCGCCCTGGTGCCCGGCCTGACGGCCACGGCAGGGCTCACCCGCACCGGCTCCCAGTACGCCGACCAGGCCAACCTCCAGCGCCTGCCGTCGTGGACGACCGTGGACCTGGGCCTGCGCTACCGACTGCAGGTGGCCGGCCGCAGCACGGTGCTGCGCGCCACGGTACGCAACGCCACGGGCCGCGACTACTGGGCCGGGGCGTCCACCTGGGGCACGCTGCTGGTCGGCGCGCCACGGAGCCTGCAGCTGTCGGCCTCCGTGGATTTCTGA
- a CDS encoding FecR domain-containing protein, with amino-acid sequence MDSTDIPPAVARQAVHWLLELQPEDDAPGAARHTRQRWQAWLDADPLHARAWQRIAEVDAQLRGVPPSVALQTLAAPGLRRRHAVHLAVLLTAGTGGLLAARQTGLGDQVWQRLAADLATGTGERHEARLPDGTCVWLNTASAVDVRYATTERLIVLRAGEILVQSAPDNAPDAATGTVRPLRVRTAEGLVHAVGTRFTVRQHGGHTAVGVMQGAVELMPARLGRPALRLAAGEQGRFSREAASAAEPLQDGASAWAEGMLVADGMPLGDFIAELSRYRPGVLRCAPETSGLRVSGSYPLADTDRVLAALTLSLPVQIRSRTPWWVTVELRG; translated from the coding sequence ATGGATTCCACGGACATCCCTCCCGCCGTCGCTCGCCAGGCCGTGCACTGGCTGTTGGAGCTGCAGCCGGAAGACGACGCGCCCGGGGCCGCACGGCACACGCGCCAGCGATGGCAGGCCTGGCTGGACGCCGACCCGCTGCACGCCCGCGCCTGGCAGCGCATTGCCGAGGTGGATGCCCAGCTGCGCGGCGTGCCGCCCTCCGTCGCCCTGCAGACACTGGCTGCACCCGGCCTGCGGCGCCGCCATGCGGTGCATCTGGCCGTGCTGCTCACCGCCGGGACCGGCGGACTGCTGGCTGCGCGGCAGACGGGCCTGGGCGACCAGGTGTGGCAGCGGCTGGCGGCGGACCTGGCCACTGGCACCGGGGAGCGGCACGAGGCGCGGCTGCCCGACGGCACCTGCGTGTGGCTGAACACCGCCTCGGCCGTGGACGTGCGCTACGCCACCACCGAGCGTCTCATCGTGCTGCGTGCTGGCGAGATCCTGGTGCAGAGCGCTCCCGACAACGCCCCGGATGCCGCCACCGGTACCGTCCGCCCCCTGCGCGTGCGCACCGCCGAAGGGCTGGTGCACGCTGTCGGCACGCGCTTTACCGTGCGCCAGCATGGCGGCCACACCGCTGTCGGCGTGATGCAGGGTGCCGTGGAACTCATGCCTGCCCGGCTGGGCCGGCCGGCCTTGCGCCTGGCGGCGGGTGAGCAGGGCCGTTTCAGCCGCGAGGCGGCCAGCGCCGCAGAGCCCCTGCAGGACGGCGCCAGCGCCTGGGCCGAAGGCATGCTGGTCGCCGACGGCATGCCGCTGGGCGACTTCATCGCCGAGCTGTCGCGCTATCGGCCCGGCGTGCTGCGCTGCGCGCCCGAGACCTCCGGGCTGCGTGTCTCGGGCTCGTACCCGCTGGCCGACACCGACCGGGTACTGGCGGCGCTCACGCTGTCGCTGCCGGTGCAGATCCGCAGCCGCACGCCCTGGTGGGTGACGGTGGAGCTGCGCGGTTAG
- a CDS encoding sigma-70 family RNA polymerase sigma factor yields the protein MPAPAHSLHAEATQALYLQHHGWLVGRLQHKLGCAWDAADLAQTTFVRVLTATGQRLDEVAEPRAYLTTIAQRLLANHLRRRQIERAYLDALALLPEPVAPPPDVRLMVLETLVAIDRLLDGLPAVARKAFLLWRLEELTQEQIAAQLGLSRTTVRRHLAAAAERCYFGDAAPIR from the coding sequence ATGCCTGCGCCCGCCCACTCCCTCCATGCCGAAGCCACCCAGGCCCTGTACCTGCAGCACCACGGCTGGCTGGTGGGCCGCCTGCAACACAAGCTGGGCTGCGCCTGGGATGCGGCGGACCTGGCGCAGACCACCTTCGTGCGCGTGCTCACCGCCACCGGCCAGAGGCTGGACGAAGTGGCCGAGCCCCGAGCCTACCTGACCACCATCGCCCAGCGCCTGCTGGCCAACCACCTGCGGCGCCGGCAGATCGAGCGCGCCTATCTCGATGCGCTGGCCCTGCTGCCCGAACCCGTGGCACCGCCGCCCGACGTGCGCCTGATGGTGCTGGAGACCCTGGTCGCCATCGACCGCCTGCTGGACGGCCTGCCCGCCGTGGCGCGCAAGGCTTTCCTGCTGTGGCGGCTGGAGGAACTGACGCAGGAGCAGATCGCCGCGCAACTGGGACTCTCGCGCACCACCGTGCGCCGGCACCTGGCAGCCGCGGCCGAGCGCTGCTACTTCGGCGATGCAGCGCCCATCCGCTGA
- a CDS encoding acyl-CoA dehydrogenase family protein gives MAQATHEVFNQFAELTDYDLLGTDAALQEALQRAGAAHALPALGDYARRLSSAQTCALAQLANRHTPELHRFDSRGRRIDRVEFHPAWDALMALYRGEGLVSMPFDSDRPGRWSAWAAGFYLHGQVEQGTLCPATMTQAAIPLLRKEPALWAQLGDRLHSRVHDPREVPAHEKAGVWLGMGMTEKQGGSDVRANTTVATPIGAGGRGGEYRLRGHKWFFSTPQSDAHLVVARTGEGGPFACFYVPRRLQDGTLNGVHVQRLKDKVGNRSNASGEVEFDDAWGVLMGEEGRGIPTIIEMATHTRLNCVAGSAAILRQATVQAIAYARRRHAFGKALAEQPLMRTVLADLALESEAALALLMRLAEAFERDDGGTASPADHAWKRVMTPAAKFWVCKRGVEMAGEAMEVFGGNGYVQEGVMARLFLEAPVNSIWEGSGNVMCLDVLRALARDPEAARALLEEFAPAAQGEPRIAAALRELQSLLAGPPEALEALGRLLVQRLVLLAQACLLRRHAPAAVADAFIATRLASERVGSAGRVAGALDLRRADVAAILARVFTG, from the coding sequence ATGGCCCAGGCCACCCACGAGGTTTTCAACCAGTTCGCGGAACTCACCGACTACGACCTGCTCGGCACCGATGCCGCCCTGCAGGAGGCACTGCAGCGCGCGGGCGCCGCCCACGCCCTGCCCGCGCTGGGCGACTACGCCCGCCGGCTCAGCAGCGCCCAAACCTGTGCCCTGGCGCAGCTGGCCAATCGCCACACGCCGGAACTGCACCGCTTCGACAGCCGGGGCCGCCGCATCGACCGGGTCGAGTTCCACCCCGCATGGGATGCGCTCATGGCCCTCTACCGCGGCGAAGGCCTGGTCTCCATGCCCTTCGACAGCGACCGGCCCGGCCGCTGGTCCGCCTGGGCGGCCGGCTTCTACCTGCACGGGCAGGTGGAGCAGGGCACGCTCTGCCCCGCCACGATGACGCAGGCCGCCATCCCGCTGCTGCGCAAGGAGCCCGCCCTCTGGGCGCAGCTGGGCGACAGGCTCCACAGCCGCGTCCATGACCCGCGCGAGGTGCCCGCGCATGAAAAGGCCGGCGTCTGGCTGGGCATGGGCATGACGGAAAAACAGGGCGGCTCCGACGTGCGCGCCAACACCACCGTGGCCACGCCCATCGGTGCGGGCGGGCGCGGCGGCGAATACCGGCTGCGCGGCCACAAGTGGTTCTTCTCCACCCCGCAGAGCGACGCGCACCTCGTGGTGGCGCGCACGGGCGAAGGCGGCCCCTTCGCCTGCTTCTACGTACCGCGCCGCCTGCAGGACGGCACGCTCAACGGCGTGCACGTGCAGCGCCTCAAGGACAAGGTCGGCAACCGCAGCAACGCCAGCGGCGAAGTCGAGTTCGACGACGCCTGGGGCGTGCTCATGGGCGAAGAGGGCCGCGGCATTCCCACCATCATCGAGATGGCCACCCATACCCGCCTCAACTGCGTGGCCGGCAGCGCCGCCATCCTGCGGCAGGCCACCGTGCAGGCCATCGCGTACGCGCGCCGGCGCCACGCCTTCGGCAAGGCCCTGGCCGAGCAGCCCCTGATGCGCACCGTGCTCGCCGACCTGGCGCTGGAGAGCGAGGCCGCGCTCGCCCTGCTGATGCGCCTGGCCGAAGCCTTCGAGCGCGACGACGGCGGCACCGCCAGCCCGGCCGACCACGCCTGGAAGCGCGTGATGACGCCCGCCGCCAAGTTCTGGGTCTGCAAGCGCGGCGTGGAGATGGCGGGCGAGGCGATGGAAGTGTTCGGCGGCAACGGTTACGTGCAGGAGGGCGTGATGGCCCGCCTGTTCCTCGAAGCGCCCGTCAACTCCATCTGGGAGGGGTCGGGCAACGTGATGTGCCTGGACGTGCTGCGGGCACTGGCCCGCGATCCCGAGGCCGCCCGTGCATTGCTGGAAGAGTTCGCGCCCGCCGCGCAGGGTGAGCCGCGCATCGCCGCCGCGCTGCGCGAACTGCAGTCGCTGCTGGCCGGGCCGCCGGAAGCCCTCGAGGCCCTGGGCCGCCTGCTGGTGCAGCGGCTGGTGCTGCTGGCCCAGGCCTGCCTGCTGCGCCGGCATGCGCCCGCCGCCGTGGCGGATGCGTTCATCGCCACGCGGCTGGCCTCGGAACGCGTCGGGAGCGCAGGGCGCGTGGCAGGCGCCCTGGACCTGCGCAGGGCGGACGTAGCGGCAATATTGGCGCGGGTCTTCACCGGCTGA